GATCGGCGCCGCCACCGGCATCGAGTTTCTGCCGGACGGGAGGATGGTGGCCGCCGCCGAGCCGGTACGCCGCGGCGGCGGAGCGGCGGCCGTCGTCTCCACGCCACGGCACTGAGCTGACGTACCGCTCCACGCCGACCGTAGATCCGGGAACGCGCACGGGTCGCGGCCATGAGGTCAGCCCTGGCGTCGGTGGATCCGTGCGGTCGGGCTCAGCCGGAACGGGTCGCCGTGATGCCGCCGTCGACGGCGATCTCCGCGCCGTGGAGGTAGCCGGCGCGTTCCGAGAGCACCCAGGCCACCGCGTCGGCGATCTCCTCCGGGGTTCCGGGGCGTCCGGCGGGGGTGCCGGCGGTCATCCGGGCGATGACGTCGCCGTCGGCGGCGTTGATCGGGGTACGCGTCGCCCCGGGGGAGACGGTGTTGACCCGCACGCCACGGGGACCGAACTCCGCGGCCCAACTGCGGGCGAGTTGGATCTCCGCGGCCTTGGTCGCGGAGTACAGCCCGACGAAGGGGTGCCCGACGTGGGCCATCCAGGACCCGATGACGACGATCGCGCCGTGGCCGCGGGCGGCCATCAGCGCGGCCAGTGCGGCGGTCAGGACGTGGGGGGCGCGGACGTTGACCGCGAGGGTGGCCTCCAGGTCGGTGTCGGTGAGGCGCACCGTGTCCACGGCGGGGCACAGGGCGGCGTTGTGCACCAGCGCGTCCAGTCGCCCACCGGCGGCCTCGGCGGCAGCGCGGGCGAAGGCCCGCAGCACCTCGGGTGGGCTGGTCAGGTCGGAGGGGACGAACACGGCGTTTCCGCCGTTCCCCTCGATGTCGGCGACGACGGCGGCGCCGCGGTTCCGATCGCGGCCGGTGACGACGACGCGCCAACCCTGCGCGGCCAGGGTCCGGGCGGTGGCGGCACCGATGCCGCTGGTGGAGCCGGTGATCAGGACGGTGCGGGTCTGCTCAGCAGAGGTCATGGTCCCCACCTCACCCTGGAGGCGCCGCACGCACCAGGGCGCGTTGTGCCTGGTCACGCCATGGCCAGGTTCGCGCCGTGGGGTGCTCCTACACTGGATGGATGCCTGCTGACCGTGCCGCCCTGGGGGCATTCCTGCGGTCCCGGCGGGACCGCCTGACTCCTGCTCAGGCCGGGATCGAGGCCTTCCCCGGCCCGCGGCGGGTGCCCGGCCTGCGCAAGGAGGAACTCGCCGTGCTCGCCGGGTTGAGCCCGGACCACTACAGCCGGCTGGAACAGGGACGCCAGCACACCGTCACCGACGAGGTGGTGCAGGCGCTGTCGCGGGCGCTGCAGCTGGACGAGATCGAACGCGCCCACCTGCGGGACCTGGCCGCCCCCACCTCGCGCCGGCGCTGGGCACGGCCGGAGATCGCCCAGCGGCCCGACCCGGGGATGCTGCGCCTGATGGGGGTGCTGGACCACGTCCCGGTGCTGCTGCTGGGGCGCCGTACCCAGGTGCTGGCGCACAACGGGCTGTTGCGGGCGGTGCTGGGGCCCGCGCTGGAGCCGGGGTCGTCGCTCGCGCGGTGGCTGTTCCTCGATCCCGACGCGCGGGTGCGGATCGTGAACTGGGCCGACTTCGCCGCCGCCGCGGTCGGGGAGTTGCGCTACGAGGTGGGACGCCACCCCGACGATCGGCGACTCGTCGACCTGGTGCGGGAGTTGCGCAGCGGCGATCCCGACGTGGCGCAGTGGTGGGACGACCAGCGGGTCACCTTCCGTACCTCGGTGACCAAGCACCTGGTCCACCCGACGGCCGGACCGCTCACCTTCGGCATCGAGTCCGTCGTCGGGCCGCACGATCCGGAGCAACGCCTGATCGTCTACACCGTCGAACCCGACTCCCCCACGGCGCGGGTGCTTCCCGTGCTGGCCAGCTGGGCGACCGATCCGGACGAGTCGCGCGCCGCGAGCGAAACCACCAGCTGAGCGAACGCCGCAACCCGGACAGCGATGCGATGGCCCGCATGGCGATCCTGCTGCGCGTGTGCGGCCGCACCGACGCGTCCTTCGCGCTGTACGACCGGGCCGAGGCGGTGCGGCAGCTGCCGTCCACCGAAGTCGTCCGCGCCGGCACCTGGCGCCAGACCGTCAGACGCTCCTCGACCGGGCCCACGGCGTCCAGGTCCGCTCGCGGTCCCGATCCCCGCCCGTTCGCGAGCCGCCTCGACCGCCGCGCCTGCCGGGGTCAGCGACGACGCCAGGCCAGCACGCCGACCGCCGTGCCGGCCAACCCGGCGGCGGTGGCCAGCCGGTGCCGGGACAGCCACGCCTGCGGGCTTCGGCTGTGCGACCGTCCGGAGAAGTCACCGCGCGCGCCGTAGTCGTGCCCGCCCGGGCCGTCGAGCGGGTGCCACAGGTTGTTCGGCCGGTCGTGGTCCGCCGGCTGGCCGGTCTGCTGCGACCTGTACCCCGTCCGGGCCAGGTAGCGGTCGAGCAGACTCGGCGCCACGCGGTTGGCGAGGATGGTCAGCACGGTGGACGCACCGACCCAGTACTCCCGGCGGCCGGGCCGGTCGGCGGCGCCGACGATCGCCCGGGCGGCCACCTCCGGCTCGTAGATCGGCGGGACCGGCTCGGCGTGGCGTGGCAGTCGGGACAGCAGCCAGTCGAACTGGGGGGTGTTGACGGCCGGCAGCTGCACCATCGTCACGTGGACCTTGCTGCCGTCGTGCAGCAGCTCGCAGCGCAGCGACTCGGTGAACCCGACGATCGCGTGCTTCGCCCCGCAGTAGGCCGCCTGCAGGGGGATGCCCCGGTAGGCCAGGGCCGAGCCGACCTGCACGATGGTTCCGCGGTCGCGGGGGGTCATGTGGGACAAGGCCACCCGGGTGCCGTGCACGTACCCCAGGTAGGTGACCTCCGTGGCGCGGCGGAACTCCTCCGGCCGGGTGTCCTGGAACGGGGCGAAGACGGAGCTGAAGGCGTCGTTGATCCACAGGTCGACAGGGCCCAGTTCCGCCTCGACGCGCCGCCCGGCGGCGACCACCTGCTCGTAGTCGGCCATGTCGACCTCGATCGGCAGGGCGCGGCTGCCGGCGGCCCGTACCTCCTCGGCCACCGCGTCCAGGCCGACCCTTCCCCGCGCGAGCAGCGCGACGGCGATCCCCCGCCGGGCGAGCAGGCGGGCGGTCGCCCGACCCACGCCCGCGCTCGCCCCGGTCACCACCGCTACCCGGATGTCCTCTTTGCGCCCCGCCATGTCGCCTCCCGTCGTTTCGCTCCTCGTGTGGCACTACCCATCCGCGACCGGACCACTCACCGCAGGCCACCGAGCTGCCGGTGCACGGGGCTCAGCTCCCACCACGCGCGGTGTGTCACGGCCCGGCCGTCGGGTATGCGGCGGGCCCGACGCCGACGAGCCGAGAGGGGACCTGCATGCTGGGCGAAACCCGACGGCGGTTGGTCACCGCCGACGCCGCGGCAACGCGCTGAGGCGGCCGGCATGCCAGGTACGGGTGCCGAACCGAACGCCGGTGTCACGCCGGCGGTGCTGCGGGACTACGCGCTGCTCGCCGACGGGCACCGGGGCGCGTTGATCGGCCCGGTCGGGGACGTGGCGTGGCTGTGCGCCCCTGGCTGGTCCGACCCGGCGGTGTTCAGCACCCTGCTCGGTGGGGCGGGCCGGTATCTGGTCACCCCGGCCGGCGGCCGCTACGTGTGGGGCGGACACTACGAGCCGGGGTCGCTGATCTGGCAGAGCCGGTGGGTCACCGGCGACGGCATCGTCGAGTCCCGCGAGGCGCTGGTCTTCCCCGGCGAGCCGGACAAGTTGGTGCTGCTGCGCCAGATCCGGGCCGTGGAGGGGCCGGCGCGGGTACGCGTGGTCCTCGATCCGCGCGCCGACTTCGGTCGGGAGGGGGTCGCCGACGTCACCCGTGACGGCGACCGGTGGCTGGCCCGTACCGGCGGGCTGCACCTGCGTCTGCACGGTGGCGGCGCACTGCGCCGCGACCGCCACGGTTTCCTCACCGGCGAGCTGACCTTGCCGGCCGGCGGCCGGCACGACCTGGTGCTGGAGGTGGCCACCGGGCCGCTCGAACAGCCGTGCCAGCAGCCCGGGGAGCTGTGGCGCATCACCGAGCACCACTGGGCCGCCGTGGTGCCGTCGCTGGACGGCCCGGCGCGGCGCGACGCCGTGCTGGCGTACGCGGTGCTGCGCGGGATGACCCGCCCCGGGGGCGGGATGGTCGCCGCCGCCACCACCGCCCTGCCGGAGCGGGCGATGGCCGGACGCGACTACGACTACCGGTACGCGTGGATCCGCGACCAGTCCTTCGCCGGGCAGGCCTCGGCCCTGGTGCGCCGCTACGACCTGCTCGACGACGCGGTCGCGTTCCTCACCGAACGGGTACTCGCCGACGGCGACCGGCTCGCCCCCGCGTACACCGTCGACGGCGATCCGGTGCCGCGCGAGCGGCGGTTGGCCGAGCTGGCCGGCTACCCGGGCGCCGACGCGCGCACCGGCAACTGGGTACGCGGGCAGTTCCAGCTCGACTCGTACGGTGAGGTGCTGATGCTGCTGGCCACCGCGCAGCGCCA
This genomic interval from Micromonospora sp. CCTCC AA 2012012 contains the following:
- a CDS encoding SDR family oxidoreductase, with translation MAGRKEDIRVAVVTGASAGVGRATARLLARRGIAVALLARGRVGLDAVAEEVRAAGSRALPIEVDMADYEQVVAAGRRVEAELGPVDLWINDAFSSVFAPFQDTRPEEFRRATEVTYLGYVHGTRVALSHMTPRDRGTIVQVGSALAYRGIPLQAAYCGAKHAIVGFTESLRCELLHDGSKVHVTMVQLPAVNTPQFDWLLSRLPRHAEPVPPIYEPEVAARAIVGAADRPGRREYWVGASTVLTILANRVAPSLLDRYLARTGYRSQQTGQPADHDRPNNLWHPLDGPGGHDYGARGDFSGRSHSRSPQAWLSRHRLATAAGLAGTAVGVLAWRRR
- a CDS encoding glycoside hydrolase family 15 protein; this translates as MPGTGAEPNAGVTPAVLRDYALLADGHRGALIGPVGDVAWLCAPGWSDPAVFSTLLGGAGRYLVTPAGGRYVWGGHYEPGSLIWQSRWVTGDGIVESREALVFPGEPDKLVLLRQIRAVEGPARVRVVLDPRADFGREGVADVTRDGDRWLARTGGLHLRLHGGGALRRDRHGFLTGELTLPAGGRHDLVLEVATGPLEQPCQQPGELWRITEHHWAAVVPSLDGPARRDAVLAYAVLRGMTRPGGGMVAAATTALPERAMAGRDYDYRYAWIRDQSFAGQASALVRRYDLLDDAVAFLTERVLADGDRLAPAYTVDGDPVPRERRLAELAGYPGADARTGNWVRGQFQLDSYGEVLMLLATAQRHDRLDGDGRRALEVAADAVGRRWSQPDSGIWELPPRQWTHSKLTCVAGLRRAARVATPALAARWTALADRILADVAAHGLAVQGHWRRSYDDDRVDAALLLPGIRGALPPQDPRTALTHRAVLAELAQDGYLYRFRPDRRPLGDAEGAFLLCGFAAALAAWQAGDPVGANRWFERNRAACGPPGLYTEEYDVRQRQLRGNLPQGFVHALMLETAVTLGQVDPCH
- a CDS encoding SDR family NAD(P)-dependent oxidoreductase; this translates as MTSAEQTRTVLITGSTSGIGAATARTLAAQGWRVVVTGRDRNRGAAVVADIEGNGGNAVFVPSDLTSPPEVLRAFARAAAEAAGGRLDALVHNAALCPAVDTVRLTDTDLEATLAVNVRAPHVLTAALAALMAARGHGAIVVIGSWMAHVGHPFVGLYSATKAAEIQLARSWAAEFGPRGVRVNTVSPGATRTPINAADGDVIARMTAGTPAGRPGTPEEIADAVAWVLSERAGYLHGAEIAVDGGITATRSG
- a CDS encoding helix-turn-helix transcriptional regulator produces the protein MPADRAALGAFLRSRRDRLTPAQAGIEAFPGPRRVPGLRKEELAVLAGLSPDHYSRLEQGRQHTVTDEVVQALSRALQLDEIERAHLRDLAAPTSRRRWARPEIAQRPDPGMLRLMGVLDHVPVLLLGRRTQVLAHNGLLRAVLGPALEPGSSLARWLFLDPDARVRIVNWADFAAAAVGELRYEVGRHPDDRRLVDLVRELRSGDPDVAQWWDDQRVTFRTSVTKHLVHPTAGPLTFGIESVVGPHDPEQRLIVYTVEPDSPTARVLPVLASWATDPDESRAASETTS